A stretch of Alkalicella caledoniensis DNA encodes these proteins:
- a CDS encoding TetR/AcrR family transcriptional regulator has protein sequence MGPKTKFNKQDIVEAAFKIAREKGFSAITARNVAKRLESSVAPIYVNFATIEDLTTAVVERVFALSDEFLAREKGADIFENIGRASLNFARQYPVFVQELILKPNPYMASYEKVEDTILEAIKGEETMIGLTRDEQRRLLLKLRIFQTGLTAFVANGHIPSWIDEDEVEELLFEVGDEFLRALKMKGENKR, from the coding sequence ATGGGTCCAAAAACTAAGTTCAATAAACAGGATATTGTTGAGGCAGCCTTTAAAATAGCAAGGGAAAAAGGCTTTTCGGCAATCACAGCTAGGAACGTTGCTAAAAGGCTAGAGTCCTCTGTGGCACCTATATATGTTAACTTCGCAACAATAGAAGATTTGACTACAGCTGTAGTAGAACGGGTTTTTGCCCTATCCGATGAGTTCCTTGCAAGGGAAAAAGGGGCAGACATATTTGAAAATATAGGAAGAGCAAGTCTTAATTTTGCAAGGCAATATCCGGTTTTTGTGCAAGAGTTGATTTTAAAGCCTAATCCATACATGGCTTCCTACGAAAAGGTTGAAGATACTATCCTTGAAGCCATTAAAGGGGAAGAAACTATGATTGGGCTAACTAGAGATGAGCAAAGGAGATTACTTTTAAAGTTGCGTATTTTTCAAACAGGACTTACGGCATTTGTGGCAAATGGTCATATACCTTCTTGGATAGATGAAGATGAAGTGGAAGAACTTCTTTTTGAAGTGGGTGATGAATTCCTAAGGGCTCTGAAAATGAAGGGAGAGAATAAACGGTGA